The Granulicella sibirica genome has a segment encoding these proteins:
- a CDS encoding dienelactone hydrolase family protein, with protein MIITNGDYVDLETPNGLMRTHILKPAAPGRYPAILLYSEIFQVTAPIRRTAAMLAGHGFIVAVPEIYHEFVPAGEIFPYDQAGSDRGNALKTTKTIAGYDADSRAVVDHFLSRPDCNGKIGVMGICIGGHLAFRAAFNPEVLGTVCFYATDLHKATLGAGMHDDSLVRTEDIKGELFMVWGRQDPHVSLEGRTAIQARLNQAGTRMSWIEVNGAHAFLRDEGIRYDPDLAHSMMQLVFNFFHRRLSEGDHAV; from the coding sequence ATGATCATCACGAACGGCGACTACGTCGACCTCGAAACACCGAACGGGCTCATGCGCACCCACATCCTCAAGCCCGCCGCGCCCGGCCGCTATCCCGCCATCCTCCTCTACTCCGAGATCTTCCAGGTCACCGCCCCCATCCGCCGCACGGCAGCCATGCTCGCAGGTCACGGCTTCATCGTCGCCGTCCCAGAGATCTACCACGAGTTCGTCCCCGCCGGAGAGATCTTCCCCTACGACCAGGCCGGCTCCGATCGCGGCAACGCCCTCAAGACGACCAAGACCATTGCCGGCTATGATGCCGACTCCCGCGCCGTCGTCGACCACTTTCTCTCCCGCCCCGACTGCAACGGCAAGATCGGCGTCATGGGCATCTGCATCGGAGGCCATCTCGCCTTCCGCGCCGCCTTCAACCCCGAGGTCCTCGGAACCGTTTGCTTCTACGCCACCGACCTCCACAAGGCCACCCTCGGCGCCGGCATGCACGACGACTCCCTCGTCCGCACCGAAGACATCAAGGGCGAGCTCTTCATGGTCTGGGGCCGCCAGGATCCCCACGTCTCCCTCGAAGGCCGCACCGCCATCCAGGCCCGTCTCAACCAGGCCGGAACCCGCATGAGTTGGATCGAAGTCAACGGAGCCCATGCCTTTCTCCGCGACGAAGGCATCCGCTACGACCCCGACCTCGCCCACAGCATGATGCAACTTGTCTTCAACTTCTTCCACCGCCGCCTGAGCGAGGGCGATCACGCCGTCTGA
- a CDS encoding endo-1,4-beta-xylanase: protein MEAVATLSAMDKRDSGVRGIGQELVHRQTDGEAALISRRRFLRWSAGAGVLPFVGCGHRAVRGGGVPVVSSVTSSLKAAGAAHGLLVGCAVDTRALRADTAYAALVAEQASIVVAENAMKWGALHPARDTYDFEQADSLVAFAEGHRIKVRGHNLCWHRYVPEWVMRLSPGAQAKGVFVEHIERVAGRYAGRMHSWDVVNEAIEVKDGRADGMRVSPWLSLVGDDYIEVAFRAARAADPQALLTYNEYGIEGEDEASYRKRRAVLMLLRRLKARNVPVDAMGVQSHLSAGDASYGPGLRGFLKDMRELDLQVFLTEMDVNDRALPADVAVRDKAVAGVYGRYLDLVLADPAVTAVLTWGITDRYTWLNHEGSRKDQLSERALPFDVDYRGKEAFDATIDAIDRRPKAGARG, encoded by the coding sequence ATGGAGGCAGTTGCTACACTTTCTGCGATGGACAAGCGAGATTCAGGAGTACGCGGCATCGGGCAGGAACTAGTTCACCGACAGACAGATGGGGAGGCGGCGCTGATTTCGAGGCGCCGTTTTCTGCGTTGGTCTGCGGGTGCCGGGGTGCTGCCGTTCGTGGGGTGTGGGCATCGCGCGGTGCGGGGTGGCGGGGTCCCGGTTGTGAGCTCGGTGACGAGCTCTTTGAAGGCGGCCGGTGCGGCGCATGGCCTGCTTGTCGGGTGTGCGGTGGATACGAGGGCGCTGCGGGCAGACACGGCGTATGCGGCCCTGGTGGCGGAGCAGGCGAGCATCGTCGTGGCCGAGAATGCGATGAAGTGGGGGGCGTTGCATCCGGCGCGGGACACCTATGACTTTGAACAGGCCGATTCTCTCGTGGCGTTTGCTGAAGGGCATCGCATCAAGGTGCGTGGGCATAACCTGTGCTGGCATCGCTATGTTCCGGAGTGGGTGATGAGACTGTCTCCGGGAGCACAGGCGAAGGGGGTCTTCGTGGAGCATATCGAGCGGGTTGCGGGGCGGTATGCGGGCCGGATGCACTCGTGGGATGTGGTGAATGAGGCCATCGAAGTGAAGGATGGGCGTGCGGATGGGATGCGGGTTTCGCCGTGGCTCTCGCTTGTGGGGGACGACTACATCGAGGTCGCGTTTCGTGCTGCGCGGGCGGCTGACCCGCAGGCTTTGCTGACGTACAACGAGTATGGGATTGAGGGGGAGGATGAGGCTTCTTACAGGAAGCGGCGGGCTGTCTTGATGCTGCTGCGGAGGTTGAAAGCTCGGAACGTGCCGGTCGATGCGATGGGTGTGCAGTCGCATCTGTCGGCGGGCGATGCTTCCTATGGACCGGGGCTGAGAGGGTTTCTGAAGGATATGCGGGAACTTGATCTGCAAGTGTTTCTTACCGAGATGGATGTGAATGATCGCGCTCTGCCTGCTGATGTCGCGGTGAGGGACAAGGCTGTGGCTGGGGTGTATGGGCGTTATCTGGATCTTGTGCTGGCTGATCCGGCGGTGACGGCGGTGCTGACGTGGGGGATCACGGACCGGTATACGTGGCTGAATCATGAGGGGTCGCGGAAGGATCAGCTCTCCGAGCGGGCTCTCCCGTTCGATGTGGACTACCGGGGGAAAGAGGCGTTCGACGCGACGATTGATGCTATCGATCGCAGGCCGAAGGCCGGAGCGCGTGGGTGA
- a CDS encoding inositol-3-phosphate synthase: MSTPAAATQDAASIKPATGKLGIMIPGMGAVATTLIAGVEAVRRGFAKPIGSISQMGTIRLGKRTEANSPLIKEFVPIADLNDIVFTGWDIFGGNLYDAAKTAQVLDKEQLEQMRPFLESIEPMPAVFDQYYVKRLTGTSVKIGKNKCDLANQIRNDIAAFKTKTDRQVMIWCGSTEIFLEQTAVHQTLEGFEKGMVEDDPGISPSMLYAWAALKEGIPFANGAPNLTVDIPALRELSRKMNAPICGKDFKTGQTFIKTVLAPAFKTRMLGVSGWYSTNILGNRDGEVLDDPESFKTKEESKLGVLDLIFQPELHPDLYKDLYHKVRINYYPPRGDNKEGWDNIDIFGWMGYPMQLKVDFLCRDSILAAPLALDLCLFMDLAARTPSLRGLGIQEWLSFYFKAPDSAPGVYPEHDLFIQSMKMKNTLRHIMGEDLITHLGLDYYGA; this comes from the coding sequence ATGTCTACACCCGCAGCCGCCACGCAAGACGCGGCCAGCATCAAGCCAGCCACAGGAAAATTAGGAATCATGATCCCCGGGATGGGAGCCGTAGCGACGACTCTCATTGCCGGGGTGGAAGCCGTGCGTCGAGGATTCGCGAAGCCGATCGGGTCTATCTCGCAGATGGGGACGATACGGCTCGGTAAGAGAACGGAGGCGAACTCTCCGTTGATCAAGGAGTTCGTGCCTATTGCCGATCTGAACGACATTGTGTTTACCGGATGGGATATCTTCGGCGGGAACTTATATGACGCGGCGAAGACGGCTCAGGTGCTGGATAAGGAGCAGTTGGAGCAGATGCGGCCGTTTCTTGAGTCCATCGAGCCCATGCCTGCTGTCTTCGATCAGTACTACGTGAAGCGTTTGACGGGAACCAGTGTAAAGATCGGCAAGAACAAGTGCGACCTGGCTAACCAGATTCGCAACGACATTGCCGCGTTCAAGACGAAGACGGACCGGCAGGTGATGATCTGGTGCGGTTCGACGGAGATTTTTCTGGAGCAGACGGCGGTGCATCAGACGCTCGAGGGCTTCGAGAAGGGGATGGTTGAGGACGATCCGGGGATCTCGCCCTCAATGCTGTATGCGTGGGCTGCGCTGAAGGAAGGGATTCCGTTCGCGAATGGGGCGCCTAACTTGACGGTTGATATTCCGGCGCTCCGTGAGTTATCGAGGAAGATGAATGCGCCTATCTGCGGGAAGGACTTCAAGACGGGGCAGACGTTCATCAAGACAGTGCTTGCCCCGGCATTCAAGACACGGATGCTTGGGGTAAGTGGGTGGTACTCGACGAATATCCTCGGTAACCGCGATGGCGAGGTGCTGGATGATCCGGAATCGTTCAAGACGAAAGAGGAGTCGAAGCTTGGAGTGCTGGATCTAATCTTCCAGCCAGAGCTGCATCCTGATTTGTATAAGGATCTGTATCACAAGGTTCGGATCAACTATTACCCTCCGCGCGGGGATAATAAAGAAGGCTGGGATAACATCGATATCTTTGGGTGGATGGGATATCCCATGCAGTTGAAGGTGGATTTCCTTTGCCGGGATTCGATCCTTGCGGCACCGCTGGCGCTGGATCTTTGTTTATTCATGGATCTTGCGGCGCGGACGCCTAGCCTGCGTGGGCTGGGGATTCAGGAGTGGCTGAGCTTTTATTTCAAGGCTCCGGATTCGGCTCCCGGGGTTTATCCCGAGCATGATCTGTTTATCCAATCGATGAAGATGAAGAATACCCTCCGGCACATTATGGGGGAGGATTTGATTACTCATCTTGGGTTGGATTATTACGGAGCGTAG
- the flgK gene encoding flagellar hook-associated protein FlgK, with protein MGTLSSLVDLSKSALQANQAALDVTGSNVANQNVVGYTRETLNWSSDVVQIGGASVGVGVSTSSPVSQRDRVLEQRVQQQTQVSSQSTALQSALNQLQGVFGLSATSASGTTTDLSSAIDGLYSSFSSLAASPASSTVRQTVLTAAGTLASAFQSASGQIASVNSGLTQTAISTVSAINGLTATIASLNQQIARVSPDADAGTLEDQRQAAVAQLSQYIGLDQVTTENNGLTLSTSSGAVLVAGAQSFALKGSSVAGKTQITDGVSTVDISGQITGGQLGGILAAQQNEIPSLTSSLDQLAYAIGTSVNTQNAAGLDGNGAAGGALFALNATSSGAASSIAVTTTDPSKIAAAGTGEGSAGNTNANALAALGTASLLGGESASSYLTGVLGTLGSAVAGATTDQTAQQATLAQLTTQRDSLSGVSLDDEAADLTKYQRSYQAASKLFQIVDTIIEAAINLGTETAV; from the coding sequence ATGGGTACGCTAAGTTCCCTGGTGGATCTATCGAAGAGCGCGCTGCAGGCGAACCAGGCGGCGCTCGATGTCACGGGCAGTAACGTGGCGAATCAGAATGTCGTGGGTTACACGCGGGAGACGCTGAACTGGTCGTCGGATGTGGTGCAGATCGGTGGGGCGTCGGTCGGGGTTGGAGTGAGCACCAGCTCGCCGGTATCGCAGCGGGATCGGGTGCTGGAACAGAGGGTGCAGCAGCAGACGCAGGTTTCGTCGCAGTCGACGGCGCTGCAGTCCGCGTTGAATCAGCTTCAGGGTGTGTTTGGTTTGAGCGCAACGTCTGCGTCCGGAACCACGACTGACCTCAGCAGCGCGATCGATGGGCTTTACAGCTCGTTCAGCTCGCTTGCCGCTTCGCCTGCAAGCAGCACGGTGAGGCAGACGGTTCTAACTGCTGCTGGGACGCTTGCGTCGGCGTTTCAGTCGGCGTCTGGGCAGATTGCTTCGGTGAACTCCGGGCTGACGCAGACGGCGATATCCACTGTGAGCGCGATCAACGGGCTGACGGCGACGATCGCCTCGCTGAACCAACAGATTGCGCGGGTCTCTCCGGATGCGGATGCGGGAACGCTTGAGGATCAGAGACAGGCAGCGGTGGCGCAGTTGTCGCAGTACATCGGGCTCGACCAGGTGACGACGGAAAATAATGGGCTGACGCTTTCGACGAGCAGCGGTGCGGTGCTTGTGGCGGGGGCGCAGTCATTCGCGCTGAAGGGGTCGTCGGTTGCGGGGAAGACACAGATTACGGATGGGGTCAGCACAGTCGATATCTCGGGGCAGATTACAGGCGGGCAGCTTGGAGGCATTCTTGCGGCGCAACAGAACGAGATTCCTTCGTTGACCTCGTCGCTCGATCAACTTGCCTACGCCATTGGGACCTCTGTGAATACACAGAATGCGGCGGGGCTCGATGGGAATGGAGCGGCGGGGGGTGCGCTGTTTGCACTGAATGCGACGTCGAGCGGGGCGGCTAGTTCTATTGCGGTGACGACGACCGATCCTTCGAAGATCGCGGCGGCGGGAACGGGCGAGGGAAGCGCGGGGAATACGAACGCAAATGCGCTGGCGGCTCTGGGGACGGCGTCGCTTCTTGGTGGAGAGAGCGCGTCGAGTTATCTGACGGGTGTGCTTGGGACGCTTGGGAGTGCGGTGGCGGGTGCGACGACGGACCAGACGGCGCAGCAGGCGACGCTGGCGCAACTGACGACGCAGAGGGATTCGCTTTCGGGGGTTTCGCTGGACGATGAGGCCGCGGACCTGACGAAGTATCAGCGTTCGTACCAGGCGGCTTCGAAGCTGTTTCAAATTGTCGACACGATCATCGAAGCGGCAATCAATCTTGGTACGGAGACCGCGGTCTAA
- the yihA gene encoding ribosome biogenesis GTP-binding protein YihA/YsxC, whose protein sequence is MRLTPVFLLSATDPSHFPAESRTHNAPEIAFLGRSNVGKSSLINALLGSKEAHTSSTPGRTRAINFFALHEGSGDKKKIRPTLIFADLPGYGYAKISKSISAEWPQFIEPYIAEREQLALCICLVDTNIPPQASDTQLIDFFKQTQRPYLVVGTKADRLSNNNLNKSIAALKQAHEIPEILPISAKTNAGIPQLWQRLTSLAE, encoded by the coding sequence ATGCGCCTCACCCCCGTCTTCCTTCTCTCCGCGACCGACCCCAGCCACTTCCCCGCGGAAAGCCGCACCCACAACGCTCCCGAGATCGCCTTCCTCGGCCGCTCCAACGTCGGCAAGTCGTCCCTGATCAACGCTCTCTTGGGTTCGAAAGAGGCCCACACCTCCTCCACTCCCGGCCGCACGCGCGCAATCAACTTCTTCGCTCTCCACGAGGGCTCTGGCGACAAGAAGAAGATCCGTCCCACCCTCATCTTTGCCGACCTCCCCGGCTACGGTTACGCCAAAATCTCCAAATCAATCTCCGCCGAATGGCCCCAGTTCATCGAGCCCTATATCGCCGAGCGCGAGCAGCTCGCCCTCTGCATCTGCCTCGTCGACACTAACATCCCACCACAAGCGAGCGACACCCAACTCATCGACTTCTTCAAGCAGACCCAGCGCCCCTACCTGGTCGTTGGAACCAAGGCCGACCGCCTCTCGAACAACAACCTCAACAAGAGCATCGCCGCCCTCAAGCAAGCCCACGAGATCCCCGAGATCCTCCCCATCTCGGCCAAAACGAATGCCGGAATCCCGCAACTCTGGCAACGCCTCACCTCCCTCGCCGAGTAG
- a CDS encoding dienelactone hydrolase family protein has product MGDWTKLTAADGHELSAYVATPSEPPTGAVIVLQEIFGINAYVRSVVDGYAKDGFLVIAPALFDRYERGLELKYEGEDQKKAFELYAKLDPKLELQDIAAAYEFVQKAGKGIGVVGFCYGGFLSWLTATRGEQYGMKPDCVVGYYAGGIGKVAKEQPSCPVMLHFGAEDTHIGQDQIDAVREAHPDVEIYIYEGAGHAFNRDVHPPSYNEGAARTARARTLEFLKTHIS; this is encoded by the coding sequence ATGGGTGATTGGACAAAGCTGACTGCGGCGGATGGGCACGAGTTGAGCGCGTATGTGGCTACTCCTTCGGAGCCGCCCACGGGCGCGGTCATCGTGCTGCAGGAGATCTTCGGGATCAACGCGTATGTGCGGTCGGTGGTGGATGGATATGCGAAGGACGGCTTTCTGGTGATTGCGCCGGCGCTCTTCGATCGCTATGAACGTGGACTTGAACTGAAGTACGAGGGCGAGGATCAGAAGAAGGCGTTCGAGCTATACGCGAAGCTCGATCCGAAGCTGGAGCTTCAGGATATCGCCGCAGCGTATGAGTTTGTGCAGAAGGCGGGGAAGGGAATCGGCGTGGTTGGTTTCTGCTATGGCGGCTTTCTGAGCTGGCTGACGGCGACGCGTGGCGAACAATACGGGATGAAGCCGGACTGCGTGGTTGGTTACTACGCGGGTGGCATTGGCAAGGTCGCGAAGGAGCAGCCGAGCTGCCCGGTGATGCTGCATTTCGGAGCGGAGGATACGCATATCGGGCAGGATCAGATCGACGCTGTGCGCGAGGCCCATCCGGATGTCGAGATTTATATTTACGAGGGTGCGGGGCACGCTTTCAACCGCGATGTCCATCCTCCGAGTTATAATGAAGGGGCCGCGCGGACTGCGCGCGCTCGTACTTTGGAGTTTCTCAAGACGCATATCTCCTAG
- the rpsO gene encoding 30S ribosomal protein S15 yields the protein MLAPVKKTDIIAKFRTHDSDTGSPEVQIAILSERIGELTEHFKTHKKDHGSRRGLLMLVSKRRRLLDYLKKCDSDRYRDVIGKLGIRK from the coding sequence GTGTTGGCACCCGTAAAGAAGACAGACATTATTGCAAAGTTCCGTACCCATGACTCCGACACCGGGAGCCCCGAGGTGCAGATCGCTATTTTGAGCGAGCGCATCGGCGAGTTGACGGAACATTTCAAGACGCACAAGAAGGACCATGGCTCGCGCCGTGGACTCCTGATGCTGGTCAGCAAGCGTCGCCGCCTGCTGGACTATCTGAAGAAGTGCGACTCGGACCGTTACCGCGACGTCATCGGCAAGCTCGGTATCCGCAAGTAG
- the pnp gene encoding polyribonucleotide nucleotidyltransferase: MKQDVTVELAGGKQIKFETGRMAKQAPGAAFTTSGDNAVLATATSSPDPKEGIDFFPLTVEYREFTYAGGRIPGGFIKREGRPSEKEILTSRQIDRPIRPLFPEAFRNETQVVAFVYSADKENDPDVLGINGASCALALSDIPFHGPVGAVRIGILDGEFVVNPTYAERAKSALNIMVVGTKDGIVMIESGAKEIEESRVVDAIEFAHEEIKKICAGIEDLVSRAGKAKKTVSAVETDFDYLNALTAKVGDRLKDALDTQKHPKFESYALVKEIKDELKKDLPEGDPSAGKKLSKYYELLRENIFREQVLDQRIRPDHRAFDQIRAVTVEVGVLPRVHGSALFTRGETQALVSATLGTTDDAQRLESYEGEQKRRFMLHYNFPPFSVGEVGRMTGVGRREIGHGALASRAIEAVLPAEDESPYTLRVVSDILESNGSSSMATVCGASLSLMQAGIPLKGAVAGVAMGLVKDGDKYAILTDIAGAEDHYGDMDFKVAGTRKGITALQMDIKIMGITPQIMREALEQARVGRLSLLDTMDATISGASAEKSQFAPRIHTIQIPTDKIRDLIGPGGKVIRGIIDATGVKIDVDDTGRVNVASSDADGLAKAIQMISDITAVPEIGKIYLGKVVRIAEFGAFVEIFPGTDGLLHVSEIAEHRVKEVKDELREGDQILVKVLSIEGNRIKLSRKAVLREQRAKLGLPEVPQDSAYGAPVERPEPKDMAAEGDADGDDDFEGDDEDGGDEPNFNRAEPVVAGAPGAPVRPAGAGGPGGDRRPGGGDRRRRRGGRRPGGSGGGSPQGGGQPQGGGNR, encoded by the coding sequence ATGAAGCAGGACGTAACCGTAGAGCTTGCCGGCGGCAAGCAGATCAAATTTGAGACCGGGCGTATGGCCAAGCAGGCCCCCGGCGCAGCCTTCACGACAAGCGGCGATAACGCCGTGCTGGCAACGGCGACCTCTTCGCCGGACCCGAAGGAAGGCATCGACTTTTTCCCCCTCACCGTTGAGTACCGCGAGTTCACCTATGCCGGTGGACGCATCCCGGGTGGGTTCATCAAGCGTGAAGGACGCCCGAGCGAGAAGGAGATCCTGACGAGCCGTCAGATCGATCGCCCGATTCGTCCTCTGTTCCCCGAGGCTTTTCGGAACGAGACACAGGTAGTTGCATTTGTGTACTCGGCTGACAAGGAAAACGATCCGGACGTGCTTGGCATCAACGGCGCGAGCTGCGCACTGGCGTTGAGCGACATCCCGTTTCACGGTCCTGTGGGCGCGGTGCGCATTGGCATCCTCGACGGCGAGTTCGTGGTGAACCCGACGTACGCGGAACGGGCAAAGAGCGCGCTGAACATCATGGTTGTCGGTACGAAGGACGGCATCGTGATGATCGAGTCGGGTGCGAAGGAGATCGAAGAGAGCCGCGTGGTCGACGCGATCGAGTTTGCGCATGAGGAGATCAAGAAGATCTGCGCAGGCATCGAGGATCTGGTCAGCCGCGCCGGTAAGGCGAAGAAGACGGTCTCCGCTGTGGAGACGGACTTCGACTATCTGAATGCGCTGACCGCGAAGGTTGGTGATCGTCTGAAGGATGCGCTGGATACGCAGAAGCATCCGAAGTTCGAGAGCTATGCGCTGGTGAAGGAGATCAAGGACGAGCTGAAGAAGGATCTTCCAGAAGGCGATCCTTCGGCTGGCAAGAAGCTGAGCAAGTACTACGAACTTCTGCGCGAGAACATTTTCCGCGAGCAGGTTCTGGATCAGCGGATTCGGCCGGATCATCGTGCGTTCGACCAGATTCGTGCGGTGACGGTTGAAGTCGGCGTGCTTCCCCGTGTGCACGGCTCGGCTCTATTTACGCGTGGCGAGACGCAGGCACTTGTGAGCGCAACGCTTGGTACGACGGACGACGCGCAACGGCTCGAGAGCTACGAGGGTGAGCAGAAGCGTCGCTTCATGCTGCACTACAACTTCCCTCCGTTCTCGGTGGGTGAGGTTGGGCGTATGACGGGTGTTGGCCGTCGCGAGATCGGCCATGGCGCGCTGGCGTCGCGTGCGATCGAGGCTGTGCTGCCGGCTGAAGATGAGTCGCCGTACACGCTGCGCGTGGTGTCGGACATTCTTGAGTCGAATGGTTCGTCGTCGATGGCAACGGTATGCGGCGCTTCGCTCTCGCTGATGCAGGCTGGTATCCCGCTCAAGGGCGCGGTTGCTGGAGTGGCGATGGGCCTGGTGAAGGACGGCGACAAGTACGCCATCCTGACCGACATCGCGGGTGCGGAAGATCACTACGGCGATATGGACTTCAAGGTTGCGGGAACCCGCAAGGGAATTACCGCGCTGCAGATGGACATCAAGATCATGGGCATCACGCCGCAGATCATGCGGGAGGCGCTGGAGCAGGCGCGTGTCGGGCGGCTTTCGCTGCTCGACACGATGGACGCGACGATCTCGGGTGCAAGCGCAGAGAAGTCGCAGTTCGCTCCCCGGATCCATACGATCCAGATTCCTACGGACAAGATCCGCGATCTGATCGGACCGGGCGGCAAGGTGATTCGTGGAATCATCGATGCGACCGGTGTAAAGATCGACGTGGACGATACGGGCCGGGTCAACGTGGCTTCGAGCGACGCCGATGGTCTGGCGAAGGCGATCCAGATGATCAGCGATATCACGGCGGTTCCGGAGATCGGCAAGATCTACCTGGGCAAGGTAGTTCGCATTGCCGAGTTCGGCGCGTTCGTCGAGATCTTCCCGGGAACGGATGGCTTGCTGCACGTTTCCGAGATCGCGGAGCATCGCGTGAAGGAAGTGAAGGACGAGCTTCGTGAGGGCGATCAGATCCTGGTGAAGGTGCTGTCGATCGAAGGGAACCGCATCAAGCTTTCGCGTAAGGCTGTGCTGCGTGAGCAGAGGGCGAAGCTTGGTCTGCCTGAGGTTCCGCAGGACTCGGCGTATGGCGCGCCGGTCGAGCGTCCTGAGCCGAAGGATATGGCTGCCGAGGGCGACGCGGACGGTGACGATGACTTTGAAGGCGATGACGAGGATGGCGGCGATGAGCCGAACTTCAATCGTGCGGAGCCAGTCGTCGCGGGTGCGCCTGGAGCGCCGGTTCGTCCGGCTGGTGCGGGTGGACCTGGTGGAGATCGTCGTCCGGGTGGTGGAGATCGTCGTCGCCGCCGTGGTGGTCGTCGTCCGGGTGGTTCCGGTGGCGGGTCGCCGCAGGGTGGCGGTCAGCCCCAGGGCGGCGGCAATCGCTAG
- a CDS encoding flagellin — protein MRVDPNYISNLASTISQSNGALANLTNELASGLRVNSLGDDPAAAAASLKLSTTITNDDTFVQTATQEQGLLQVTDSALGEVVTQLTSAISLATEGATGTLDSAQQQAVVEQLKGLQTQILSLANTSYLGQYVFGGSQGSTQPFTLDASGTATYAGDSVQQTVLTPSGQSLVTNLAGSSVFQASGQDVFAALSSVIADLSATPASSTSAADSAALGAALANVTQQRSVLGSSLARLQQTSTYVQTQVAGLTAQQSALVAADPASVATDLKTDETQHDALLSVIATLSKGSLFDYL, from the coding sequence ATGCGCGTTGATCCGAATTACATCTCGAACCTGGCGTCCACCATCTCGCAATCGAACGGAGCTCTGGCCAACCTGACAAATGAGCTTGCGAGCGGACTGCGAGTGAACTCTCTGGGGGATGATCCGGCGGCCGCGGCGGCGAGCCTGAAGCTGAGTACAACGATCACGAACGACGACACGTTTGTGCAGACGGCGACGCAGGAGCAAGGGCTGCTACAGGTGACCGACTCGGCTCTGGGCGAGGTGGTGACACAGTTGACCTCGGCGATTTCGCTTGCGACCGAAGGAGCGACTGGAACGCTGGATTCCGCGCAACAGCAGGCGGTGGTCGAGCAGTTGAAGGGGCTTCAGACACAGATCCTTTCTCTGGCGAACACGAGCTACCTGGGACAGTATGTGTTTGGCGGGAGTCAGGGATCGACGCAGCCGTTTACGCTCGATGCATCCGGTACGGCGACGTACGCGGGGGATTCTGTGCAGCAGACGGTTTTGACTCCGAGCGGGCAGTCGCTGGTGACGAACCTTGCGGGGTCGAGCGTGTTCCAGGCTTCAGGGCAGGATGTGTTCGCCGCGTTGAGCTCGGTGATTGCGGATCTTTCCGCGACGCCTGCTTCGTCGACGAGTGCGGCGGATAGTGCGGCTCTGGGGGCGGCGTTGGCGAACGTGACGCAGCAGCGAAGCGTGTTGGGGAGTTCGCTGGCCCGGCTGCAGCAGACCAGTACCTATGTGCAGACTCAGGTGGCTGGTTTGACAGCGCAGCAGAGTGCGCTGGTTGCGGCGGATCCAGCTTCAGTGGCTACGGATTTGAAGACTGATGAGACGCAGCATGACGCGCTGTTGAGTGTCATTGCAACGTTGAGCAAGGGCAGCTTGTTCGATTACCTGTAG
- the flgM gene encoding flagellar biosynthesis anti-sigma factor FlgM → MSYTNGLNNLQHFISTAVTSTPSEAKNANTGVETAARINGVVASDKARLSTASSLVSLAISGSDVRSEKIAPLQAAIAAGTYHVSSSEVAGKVLHSLLN, encoded by the coding sequence ATGAGCTACACAAATGGACTGAATAATCTGCAGCACTTTATCAGCACGGCGGTCACGAGCACGCCGAGCGAAGCCAAAAACGCAAACACAGGGGTGGAGACGGCGGCCCGGATCAACGGCGTGGTCGCCTCCGATAAGGCGAGGCTGAGCACAGCGAGCAGCCTGGTGAGCCTGGCGATCAGTGGGTCGGATGTGCGGTCGGAGAAGATTGCGCCGTTGCAGGCGGCGATTGCCGCGGGGACATATCACGTGTCGTCGTCGGAGGTTGCGGGCAAGGTGCTTCATTCGCTTTTGAACTAA